In one Nocardia tengchongensis genomic region, the following are encoded:
- a CDS encoding 2-hydroxy-3-oxopropionate reductase produces MTNIAFIGLGIMGSPMAVHLQNAGHAVKGFDRSPAQAQPLVDAGGRAVTSIADAVRGADVIAVMVPDSPHVQEVLAGEKGVFETAEPGALIIDFSSIRPDVTQELAKQAAERGFRLLDAPVSGGEPGAVNATLSIMVGGAAEDFATAKPLFDTVGKTIVHVGTNGAGQTVKAANQLIVATNIQAVAEAVVFLEAYGVELGPALDVLGGGLAGSAVLNQKRDKMINREFAPGFRIDLHHKDMGIFTTAAREAGLVTPAGSLIAQLVASARANGDGHLDHSALLRGVERLSGSLDKEN; encoded by the coding sequence ATGACCAACATCGCTTTCATCGGCCTCGGCATCATGGGCAGCCCGATGGCCGTCCACCTGCAGAACGCCGGCCACGCCGTCAAGGGCTTCGACCGCAGCCCGGCCCAGGCGCAGCCGCTGGTCGACGCGGGCGGCCGGGCCGTCACCTCCATCGCCGACGCCGTGCGCGGCGCCGACGTCATCGCCGTGATGGTGCCCGACTCCCCGCACGTGCAGGAGGTGCTGGCCGGGGAGAAGGGTGTTTTCGAGACCGCCGAGCCCGGCGCGCTGATCATCGACTTCTCGTCCATCCGCCCCGACGTCACCCAGGAGCTGGCCAAGCAGGCCGCCGAGCGTGGCTTCCGCCTGCTCGACGCCCCCGTCTCCGGTGGTGAGCCGGGCGCGGTCAACGCCACCCTGTCGATCATGGTCGGCGGCGCGGCCGAGGACTTCGCCACCGCCAAGCCGCTTTTCGACACCGTCGGCAAGACCATCGTGCACGTCGGCACCAATGGCGCGGGACAGACCGTGAAGGCCGCCAACCAGCTGATCGTGGCCACCAACATCCAGGCCGTGGCCGAGGCCGTGGTGTTCCTCGAGGCCTACGGCGTCGAGCTGGGCCCGGCGCTGGACGTGCTGGGCGGCGGCCTGGCCGGTTCGGCCGTGCTGAACCAGAAGCGCGACAAGATGATCAACCGCGAGTTCGCGCCCGGCTTCCGCATCGACCTGCACCACAAGGACATGGGCATCTTCACCACCGCCGCCCGCGAGGCCGGTCTGGTGACCCCGGCCGGCTCGCTGATCGCGCAGCTGGTCGCCTCGGCCCGCGCCAACGGCGACGGCCACCTGGACCACTCGGCCCTGCTGCGTGGCGTCGAGCGCCTGAGCGGCTCGCTGGACAAGGAGAACTGA
- the gcl gene encoding glyoxylate carboligase, translating into MTRMRTADAAVLILEKEGATQAFGLPGAAINPFYSAMKKHGGIKHVLARHVEAASHMAEGFTRAQPGNIGICIGTSGPAGTDMVTGLYAASADSIPILCITGQAPVAKLHKEDFQAVDIASIAKPLAKWATTVLEPAQVPGAFQKAFWLMREGRPGPVLIDLPIDVQLAEIEFDIETYEPLPVVRPAATPAQAAKVLAMLNAAERPLIIAGGGIINADADELLVKFAELTGVPVVPTLMGWGTIPDDHELNAGMVGLQTSHIYGNESLLAADFVLGIGNRWANRHTGALDVYTKDRTFVHVDIEPTQIGRVFAPDYGVVSDAGAALEQFIAVAESLDKVGGLTDHSEWVEQVRAKRATGQRKTHFENVPLKPARVYEEMNKAFGPETRYVTTIGLSQIQASQMLHVYKPRHWINAGQAGPLGWTLPAALGVATAVEDAPVVALSGDYDFQFLIEELAVGAQFNIPYIHVLVNNSYLGLIRQAQRAFDMDYYVQLDFENINSPEVNGYGVDHVKVAEGLGCKAIRVFEPQDIGPAFEKAKSLMAEYKVPVVVECILERVTNVSMGAAGIDQVVEFEELASAFADAPTATVPLD; encoded by the coding sequence ATGACCCGGATGCGCACCGCCGACGCGGCGGTCCTGATCCTGGAGAAGGAAGGGGCCACACAGGCTTTCGGTCTGCCCGGCGCCGCGATCAACCCCTTCTACAGCGCCATGAAGAAGCACGGCGGCATCAAGCACGTGCTGGCCCGCCACGTCGAGGCCGCCTCGCACATGGCCGAGGGCTTCACCCGGGCGCAGCCCGGCAATATCGGCATCTGCATCGGGACCTCGGGTCCCGCGGGCACCGACATGGTGACCGGTCTGTACGCGGCCTCCGCGGATTCCATTCCGATCCTGTGCATCACGGGCCAGGCGCCCGTGGCCAAGCTGCACAAGGAGGACTTCCAGGCCGTCGACATCGCCTCCATCGCCAAGCCGCTGGCCAAGTGGGCCACCACCGTGCTGGAGCCCGCGCAGGTGCCGGGCGCGTTCCAGAAGGCGTTCTGGCTCATGCGCGAAGGCCGCCCGGGTCCGGTGCTCATCGACCTGCCGATCGACGTGCAGCTGGCCGAGATCGAGTTCGACATCGAGACCTACGAGCCGCTGCCGGTGGTGCGGCCCGCCGCCACCCCGGCGCAGGCCGCGAAGGTGCTGGCGATGCTGAACGCCGCCGAGCGTCCGCTGATCATCGCGGGCGGCGGCATCATCAACGCCGACGCCGACGAGCTGCTGGTGAAATTCGCCGAGCTGACCGGTGTTCCGGTGGTCCCGACGCTGATGGGCTGGGGCACCATTCCCGACGACCACGAGCTGAACGCGGGCATGGTGGGTCTGCAGACCTCCCACATCTACGGCAACGAGTCGCTGCTGGCCGCGGACTTCGTGCTGGGCATCGGTAACCGGTGGGCCAACCGCCACACCGGTGCGCTCGACGTCTACACCAAGGACCGCACCTTCGTGCACGTCGATATCGAGCCGACCCAGATCGGCCGGGTGTTCGCGCCCGACTACGGCGTCGTCTCCGATGCCGGTGCCGCGCTGGAGCAGTTCATCGCCGTCGCCGAATCCCTCGACAAGGTCGGCGGTTTGACCGACCACAGCGAGTGGGTCGAGCAGGTGCGTGCCAAGCGCGCCACCGGTCAGCGCAAGACGCACTTCGAGAACGTGCCGCTGAAGCCGGCGCGCGTGTACGAAGAGATGAACAAGGCGTTCGGCCCGGAAACCCGCTACGTCACCACGATCGGTCTGTCGCAGATCCAGGCGTCGCAGATGCTGCACGTGTACAAGCCGCGGCACTGGATCAACGCCGGTCAGGCCGGGCCGCTGGGCTGGACCCTGCCGGCCGCGCTGGGTGTGGCCACCGCGGTCGAGGACGCGCCCGTCGTGGCGCTGTCGGGCGACTACGACTTCCAGTTCCTGATCGAGGAATTGGCCGTCGGCGCGCAGTTCAACATTCCGTACATCCATGTGCTGGTGAACAACTCGTACCTGGGCCTGATCCGTCAGGCGCAGCGGGCGTTCGACATGGACTACTACGTGCAGCTGGACTTCGAGAACATCAACTCGCCCGAGGTCAACGGCTACGGCGTGGACCACGTGAAGGTCGCGGAAGGGCTGGGCTGCAAGGCGATTCGCGTCTTCGAGCCGCAGGATATCGGTCCCGCGTTCGAGAAGGCCAAATCGCTGATGGCCGAGTACAAGGTGCCCGTCGTGGTCGAGTGCATTCTCGAGCGCGTCACCAATGTGTCCATGGGCGCGGCCGGGATCGACCAGGTCGTGGAGTTCGAGGAGCTGGCCTCCGCGTTCGCCGACGCCCCGACCGCCACCGTCCCGCTGGACTAG